One genomic segment of Desulfocapsa sulfexigens DSM 10523 includes these proteins:
- a CDS encoding MoaD/ThiS family protein, giving the protein MRVQVKLFAFFREGRFIKEDKELPEGTTAGKIVDDLSIDREEVGVLMVNSRHCTFETVLHEGDIYAIFPVIGGG; this is encoded by the coding sequence ATGCGGGTACAGGTAAAGCTCTTTGCCTTTTTTCGAGAAGGCCGTTTCATTAAAGAAGACAAAGAGCTTCCCGAAGGCACCACCGCCGGTAAAATTGTCGATGACCTTTCTATTGACCGGGAAGAGGTTGGCGTGCTGATGGTCAACTCCCGTCACTGCACATTCGAAACCGTTCTCCATGAAGGAGATATTTATGCAATATTTCCGGTAATCGGTGGTGGCTGA
- a CDS encoding aldehyde ferredoxin oxidoreductase family protein — protein MADKIFRVNMTDLSTSIEDVPAEWAGHGGRGLTSTIVAAEVPPTCHPLGPNNKLVFAPGLLSGTTASNSGRISAGAKSPLTGTIKEANAGGTSAQKLARIGCKALIIEGQPQDDSWYSISLKPGEITISKEEKLVGKGNFAVVEDVEKRFSDKIGVISIGQGGEMQMAAANISIKDPDSHIRSLGRGGLGAVMGSKKIKFIALDSGDAKVEIADPEAFKAANKTFTKALVDHPVSQALGTYGTNVLVNIINEAGGLPTKNFSQGQFEGHEQISGETMHDLIVERGGKPKHGCHAGCVIQCSQIYNDIKGNYKTSGIEYESIWAMGADCTIDNLDQIAEMDHILDDIGLDTIETAVAFGVAMEAGVLAFGDSNEMIRIMTEEIAKGSPLGRVIGNGAGNVGRTYGITRVPVVKNQAIPAYDPRAIKGIGVTYATSTQGADHTMGYTIATEILGVGGKADPLSKEGQVELSRNLQIATAAIDSTGMCLFIAFAALDDSTCLPSLIDMINARFGINLTANDVTNLGMTILKTEHAFNTAAGFTNLDDRLPEFFEIEPVTPHNAVWDFTGEEIDTFWNF, from the coding sequence ATGGCTGACAAAATTTTTCGCGTAAATATGACGGATCTTTCCACTTCCATTGAAGACGTCCCTGCTGAATGGGCCGGTCATGGAGGTCGCGGACTCACATCTACCATCGTGGCCGCTGAGGTTCCTCCCACCTGTCATCCCCTGGGACCAAACAACAAACTGGTTTTTGCCCCAGGATTACTGTCTGGTACTACAGCTTCTAACTCCGGCCGTATTTCTGCCGGAGCCAAAAGTCCATTGACCGGAACAATCAAAGAAGCCAACGCAGGCGGCACATCCGCACAGAAACTTGCAAGAATTGGCTGCAAAGCACTTATCATTGAAGGTCAGCCTCAAGATGACAGCTGGTATTCAATCAGCCTCAAGCCTGGTGAAATCACAATTAGCAAGGAAGAAAAGTTGGTCGGCAAGGGCAACTTTGCTGTAGTGGAGGATGTTGAAAAAAGATTCTCTGATAAAATTGGTGTAATCTCCATTGGTCAGGGCGGTGAGATGCAGATGGCTGCAGCCAATATCTCTATAAAAGATCCCGACAGCCATATCCGTTCTCTGGGACGCGGTGGCCTTGGAGCTGTCATGGGTTCCAAAAAGATTAAATTTATCGCACTTGACTCAGGAGATGCCAAGGTTGAAATCGCAGACCCTGAAGCATTCAAAGCAGCTAACAAAACATTCACCAAAGCACTGGTTGACCATCCTGTAAGTCAAGCTCTTGGGACCTACGGCACCAATGTTCTGGTTAACATCATCAATGAAGCTGGTGGACTTCCTACCAAAAACTTCAGCCAGGGACAGTTTGAGGGACATGAGCAGATTTCAGGTGAAACCATGCATGACCTCATAGTTGAACGCGGTGGCAAGCCAAAGCATGGCTGTCACGCAGGCTGCGTGATCCAGTGTTCTCAAATTTATAACGACATCAAAGGGAACTACAAAACATCCGGTATTGAGTACGAATCCATATGGGCTATGGGTGCCGACTGCACCATTGACAACCTGGATCAAATCGCCGAGATGGATCATATTCTTGATGATATCGGACTTGACACCATCGAAACTGCCGTGGCCTTTGGTGTAGCCATGGAAGCCGGTGTCCTTGCGTTTGGTGACAGCAACGAAATGATCCGCATCATGACAGAAGAGATTGCCAAGGGTAGCCCTCTTGGCCGTGTCATCGGCAACGGTGCGGGCAACGTTGGCCGGACATACGGCATAACACGGGTCCCTGTGGTGAAAAATCAAGCAATCCCTGCATACGACCCCCGCGCCATTAAAGGCATCGGCGTCACCTATGCCACCTCCACTCAGGGCGCGGATCACACCATGGGCTATACCATTGCCACAGAAATTCTTGGCGTTGGAGGAAAAGCCGACCCTCTTTCCAAAGAAGGCCAGGTGGAACTCTCCCGCAATCTGCAGATTGCGACAGCTGCCATTGACTCCACAGGCATGTGTCTCTTTATTGCATTTGCAGCACTCGATGATAGTACCTGCCTGCCGTCACTCATTGATATGATCAATGCCCGTTTTGGAATCAACCTCACCGCAAACGATGTTACCAATCTTGGCATGACTATCCTGAAGACCGAGCATGCATTTAACACGGCCGCCGGATTTACCAATCTTGATGACAGATTACCGGAATTTTTTGAGATTGAGCCCGTTACGCCGCACAATGCAGTATGGGATTTCACCGGTGAGGAAATCGACACCTTCTGGAATTTCTAG
- a CDS encoding molybdopterin biosynthesis protein — MNQKDIYVKNMPLGEAKEKWHNALQEINFYHGAKVKEIEVEKALGRITGAPVFAGHSSPAYNAAAMDGIAVHFADLASASDAAPVRLGPTQFKAVNTGNSLPQEFDAVVMIEDVHYINENEVELAIPATPWQHVRTIGEDIVATELILPEGHTIRPIDQGAMLATGVTRVFVKVPPKVLVIPTGSELIQPGTPPAPGQIIEFNSRILAGTLNEWGAVATGAKPISDDKEQLRDAISKAVKENDIVVMNAGASAGTRDYTSTVLAELGEVVVHGVATKPGKPVILAIVDNTPVIGLPGYPVSAILTMRIFVHEMIYDFMDMKMPPTQWATARMSRPMHSAMGVDEFVRITLGQVGDELMATPAGKGAGAVMSLVRADGILTLKAGSEGVGAGEEVEIELLRPLTDVQSTLVAIGSHDNIIDVLANLLHKGRKTIRISSAHVGSMGGIMAIRRGEAHLAGSHLLDEETGEYNISFIKRFLPDVPLQLINLCYRQQGLIVAKGNPLKIKGFEDVAKNKYSFINRQNGAGTRLLTDKTLRDMNIDPTTINGYEHEEYTHMSVAASIANGSVNCGMGILAAANALNLDFVPVAEERYDLIIPKEFLNDLKIKTLLDVIRNNSEFQKLVLALGGYNLRDSGNIMYEQ; from the coding sequence ATGAATCAGAAAGACATTTACGTAAAGAACATGCCACTCGGTGAAGCGAAAGAGAAATGGCATAATGCACTCCAAGAAATCAACTTTTATCATGGCGCAAAAGTCAAAGAGATTGAAGTAGAAAAAGCACTTGGACGGATAACCGGAGCCCCTGTCTTTGCAGGCCATTCTTCTCCTGCCTATAACGCAGCTGCCATGGACGGTATTGCTGTTCATTTTGCTGATCTGGCCTCTGCCAGTGATGCTGCGCCTGTACGACTGGGCCCCACACAGTTCAAAGCCGTCAATACCGGAAACAGCCTGCCACAGGAATTTGATGCCGTAGTAATGATAGAGGATGTCCACTACATTAATGAAAATGAGGTGGAGCTGGCTATCCCTGCAACCCCCTGGCAGCACGTCCGCACCATTGGTGAAGACATTGTGGCAACGGAACTGATCCTGCCGGAGGGACACACAATCCGACCCATTGACCAGGGGGCCATGCTTGCCACCGGAGTCACCAGAGTATTTGTGAAGGTTCCCCCCAAGGTGCTGGTTATCCCCACGGGATCCGAACTTATCCAACCGGGCACTCCTCCGGCCCCCGGCCAGATTATTGAATTTAATTCCCGTATTCTTGCAGGTACTCTCAACGAATGGGGAGCGGTGGCAACGGGCGCCAAGCCCATTTCCGATGACAAAGAACAACTTCGTGACGCTATAAGCAAAGCAGTAAAAGAGAATGATATTGTGGTTATGAATGCGGGAGCCTCCGCCGGAACCCGTGACTACACATCAACCGTACTCGCAGAACTTGGCGAAGTGGTTGTTCATGGTGTTGCAACCAAGCCTGGGAAACCGGTAATTCTTGCCATTGTGGACAACACCCCGGTAATTGGCCTGCCCGGCTACCCGGTCTCTGCCATACTCACCATGCGCATCTTTGTTCATGAAATGATCTATGACTTTATGGACATGAAGATGCCGCCGACACAATGGGCCACAGCCCGCATGTCACGCCCCATGCACTCAGCCATGGGAGTGGACGAATTTGTACGTATTACCCTGGGTCAGGTGGGTGATGAACTCATGGCAACACCTGCCGGAAAAGGCGCAGGTGCGGTGATGTCTCTGGTTCGGGCCGATGGAATCCTCACCCTTAAAGCGGGATCCGAGGGAGTTGGAGCAGGTGAGGAAGTAGAGATCGAACTGTTGCGTCCTCTCACCGATGTGCAGTCAACACTGGTTGCCATTGGTAGCCATGATAACATCATTGATGTCCTTGCAAATCTCCTTCACAAGGGACGAAAAACCATCCGCATATCCTCAGCTCATGTTGGATCCATGGGAGGTATCATGGCCATCAGGCGCGGGGAGGCACATTTGGCCGGAAGTCATCTTTTGGATGAGGAAACAGGTGAGTACAATATCTCCTTTATCAAACGCTTTCTTCCAGATGTCCCCCTGCAGCTTATCAACCTCTGCTACCGTCAGCAGGGTTTGATTGTTGCCAAAGGAAACCCCCTTAAAATCAAAGGATTTGAGGATGTGGCAAAGAATAAATACAGTTTCATCAACCGCCAGAATGGTGCAGGTACCCGGCTGCTCACCGACAAAACACTCAGAGACATGAATATCGATCCAACCACAATTAACGGATATGAGCATGAAGAATACACCCATATGAGTGTGGCAGCATCCATTGCCAACGGCAGCGTGAATTGCGGTATGGGAATTCTGGCTGCAGCAAATGCTCTCAATCTTGATTTTGTACCGGTAGCCGAAGAACGCTATGACCTTATCATTCCCAAAGAATTTTTGAATGACTTAAAGATAAAAACTCTTCTTGATGTAATTCGCAACAACAGTGAATTTCAAAAGCTGGTACTGGCACTTGGTGGCTACAACCTGCGGGACTCTGGAAATATCATGTATGAACAATGA
- a CDS encoding carbon-nitrogen hydrolase family protein: MIINTYIKENAPGTGNGIRLAVYQGKGPAGTPEAIRHNTDQLEQVVRTARQFNAQLISFPELYLSGYAITPETAQELAMETAGPELAKVAEIAKANDITIICPYPEKATVGGKTRYYDSIAVFDINGFLLKNYRKTHLWGPDEKKIWNIGYELEEEGEAYSVFLVNDFPVAVLNCYEAEFPELARILALKGAKLIVIPTAADESTVLSSGKWTTTPYPDVSKTLIPAHAYENNIFISYSNRCQEETLKGKIVGKYLGNSMIANCHGELMVAAKNEVTLLLADCIPANYGPTHPENTDYLKDRRASLYRELVKTTE, encoded by the coding sequence ATGATTATAAATACCTATATAAAAGAGAATGCCCCAGGCACGGGTAATGGTATTCGCCTGGCCGTATATCAGGGAAAAGGCCCGGCAGGGACTCCAGAAGCAATCCGACATAATACGGACCAGCTTGAACAAGTGGTTCGCACAGCCAGACAGTTCAATGCTCAATTGATCAGCTTTCCGGAGCTCTATCTTAGCGGTTACGCTATCACACCAGAGACAGCTCAGGAATTGGCAATGGAAACAGCTGGTCCAGAGCTTGCTAAGGTGGCTGAAATTGCAAAAGCAAATGATATAACTATTATCTGCCCCTACCCTGAAAAAGCAACAGTTGGCGGAAAAACCAGATACTATGATTCCATCGCAGTGTTTGATATAAATGGATTTCTTCTTAAAAATTATAGAAAGACCCATCTCTGGGGACCGGATGAAAAGAAAATCTGGAACATTGGCTACGAGTTGGAGGAAGAAGGAGAGGCCTATTCGGTTTTCTTAGTGAATGATTTTCCTGTTGCAGTTCTTAACTGTTATGAAGCTGAATTTCCCGAGCTTGCAAGGATACTGGCTCTAAAAGGGGCAAAGTTGATTGTCATTCCAACGGCCGCTGATGAATCTACGGTTCTATCCAGTGGAAAATGGACAACAACACCCTATCCAGACGTTTCAAAAACCCTGATTCCTGCACATGCGTATGAAAACAATATTTTCATTTCGTACAGTAACAGATGTCAGGAAGAAACTTTAAAAGGGAAAATCGTAGGAAAATATCTTGGCAACAGTATGATTGCCAATTGTCACGGTGAGCTGATGGTTGCAGCTAAAAACGAAGTGACCCTTCTTCTTGCAGATTGCATACCTGCAAACTATGGCCCGACTCATCCCGAGAACACCGATTATTTGAAAGACAGACGGGCCTCTCTCTACAGGGAACTGGTGAAAACAACGGAATAA
- a CDS encoding HesA/MoeB/ThiF family protein translates to MAESDSNEILRSIERHARDAHLSLADAWKIAQKHNCSLRNIETLALDHSITPSRFQRNNLSCREQLRLFQSRVAIIGCGGLGGRTAELLARLGIGHLILTDPDVFSESNLNRQIFCSTETLGCSKVDIVGRELQKINPVLKTTLHNCEFTPIAIKTADIAIDALDSTKARKELSTLCQRQGIPLVHGAVKEWYGHAGIDQISNKLISRLYPKKTDSGIPPQVLPMTVSLVASIQAAETIKFLLGYKSLLTEGWLETDLLHYEFDTIPTPHDK, encoded by the coding sequence GTGGCTGAGTCTGACAGCAACGAGATCCTTCGGAGCATAGAACGGCATGCTCGAGATGCACATCTCTCTCTTGCTGACGCCTGGAAGATCGCTCAAAAGCATAACTGTTCGCTGCGCAATATCGAAACGCTCGCGCTTGATCATTCCATCACCCCTTCACGTTTTCAACGAAACAACCTGAGTTGCCGGGAGCAGCTCAGGTTGTTTCAATCCAGGGTGGCTATTATCGGCTGCGGCGGCCTGGGAGGCAGAACGGCTGAACTGCTTGCGAGGCTTGGCATCGGTCACCTCATCCTCACGGATCCTGACGTTTTTTCCGAATCAAATCTCAACCGTCAGATTTTCTGTAGCACTGAAACCCTTGGCTGCAGCAAAGTTGATATCGTGGGCCGAGAGTTACAGAAAATCAATCCCGTACTAAAAACCACGCTTCACAACTGCGAATTCACCCCTATTGCAATAAAAACCGCAGATATCGCAATCGATGCCCTGGACTCAACGAAGGCACGAAAAGAACTCTCCACACTCTGCCAAAGACAAGGCATCCCCCTAGTTCACGGAGCAGTAAAGGAGTGGTACGGTCACGCTGGCATCGATCAGATATCGAACAAACTTATCAGCAGACTCTATCCAAAAAAAACAGACTCAGGCATACCTCCCCAGGTACTCCCCATGACTGTTTCCCTTGTTGCATCCATACAGGCCGCAGAGACGATCAAATTTCTGCTCGGCTACAAATCTTTATTAACTGAAGGTTGGCTGGAGACCGATCTTCTTCACTACGAATTTGATACAATTCCAACACCCCACGACAAATAA
- a CDS encoding cache domain-containing protein has product MNKQRHLTKTVRMHLWLLSSLLVIVLGYLWVDTEIKQADRNGLKIREMFLGQQKEILQNDVEHAAAHIAYMRGQLEKRVQIEVKARTEEAYETALYLYEQHKATKSLLEIGQIIHDALYAASWDDGRGYYFAEDMQGNELVNRNNPELEGTNIIDVQDKVGTYIMREILAVARSEQQEGFCTYFWNKPEDPGVLIRKISYVKYFEPLDWVIGNGVYIDDEEEEIKKEVLDWLEESKDLFVSYLFVGTVEGDILSGPGKGENMWDVTDSNGFKVVQALVQKALDGGGFVKYVMPKLEGERPAPKLSYATLIPDWQWYMGTGVYIDYIENEILEEQKASSEVVKKIIIQVVLVLCCFLFLSLLLSWALTAKMKKNLDLFLEFFNKSASEELIIPADKVNFLEFQSLALTANQMARDRQRAWDNLSAEQERLAVTLESIGDGVMTTDTDGRVVLLNRVAEALTGWTKEAAAGKPSTEVFHIVNEKTGKKCQSPIQLVLESGKIVGFANPTALIAKNGTIRSIADSAAPIRDRDGNVIGVVLVFQDVTNERKMENELLKIRKLESVGVLAGGIAHDFNNILSAILGNVELAAYRIAEEDVGTATLLSDAKKATRRATKLTSQLLTFSKGGDPVKEETSLASLITESAGFVLHGSKVVCDYSFPEDLWNVDVDSGQIGQVVQNIIINAKQAMPEGGTIFIECSNVYDVVEEKLLNVTMGDYVCVRIQDSGTGISKEIIDKVFDPYFTTKQGGSGLGLAICHSIVNKHSGYLTVNSIADKGSIFTLYLPAMHFTKENRAEKAEEKLKPAEAVRVMVMDDEKMLLDVAKAQLSVLGHEPVLVSDGAEAISVYKEMKALGTPVDIVIMDLTIPGGMGGQEAAERLLQIDPGAKIIVSSGYSNDPIMAEYKKYGFCCAIAKPFDLKELGDAIAASC; this is encoded by the coding sequence ATGAATAAACAAAGACATTTAACGAAAACGGTTCGAATGCACCTGTGGCTTCTGTCGTCTCTGTTAGTTATCGTTCTTGGCTATTTATGGGTGGACACTGAAATTAAACAGGCAGATCGTAATGGACTGAAGATTCGAGAGATGTTTTTAGGGCAACAAAAAGAGATTCTTCAAAACGACGTTGAGCATGCAGCTGCCCATATTGCTTACATGAGAGGTCAGCTCGAAAAGCGTGTGCAGATTGAGGTGAAGGCACGAACTGAAGAGGCATACGAAACCGCTCTGTATCTTTACGAACAACATAAAGCCACAAAGAGTCTTTTAGAAATTGGACAAATTATTCATGATGCCCTGTATGCAGCAAGCTGGGATGATGGGAGAGGCTATTATTTTGCGGAGGACATGCAGGGAAATGAACTTGTAAACCGCAATAATCCCGAGTTAGAGGGAACAAATATTATTGATGTTCAGGATAAGGTCGGGACCTACATTATGCGGGAGATTCTTGCCGTGGCGCGTTCGGAACAGCAAGAGGGCTTTTGTACTTATTTCTGGAATAAGCCAGAAGATCCGGGAGTTCTGATCCGTAAGATCTCTTATGTTAAATATTTCGAGCCCCTGGATTGGGTGATCGGCAATGGCGTATATATTGATGATGAAGAAGAGGAGATCAAAAAAGAGGTTCTTGACTGGTTGGAGGAGAGCAAGGATCTCTTCGTCAGCTATCTCTTTGTTGGAACCGTGGAAGGTGATATTCTTTCCGGGCCCGGAAAGGGTGAAAATATGTGGGATGTGACTGATTCCAACGGCTTTAAAGTAGTACAGGCGCTCGTTCAGAAAGCGCTTGATGGTGGAGGCTTTGTTAAATATGTGATGCCTAAGCTGGAAGGAGAAAGGCCTGCTCCGAAATTGAGTTATGCTACTTTGATTCCGGACTGGCAGTGGTATATGGGAACTGGAGTTTATATTGATTATATTGAAAATGAAATACTGGAGGAACAGAAAGCTTCCAGCGAAGTTGTCAAAAAAATTATAATCCAGGTTGTTCTGGTTCTTTGTTGTTTTTTGTTCCTCTCCCTGTTGTTGTCCTGGGCTCTTACTGCCAAAATGAAAAAAAACTTGGATCTGTTTCTGGAATTTTTTAATAAATCAGCTTCGGAAGAATTGATCATTCCAGCCGATAAGGTGAATTTTCTTGAGTTTCAATCTCTTGCGTTGACAGCTAATCAAATGGCAAGGGATAGGCAAAGGGCCTGGGACAACCTGAGTGCAGAACAGGAACGGCTTGCAGTTACCCTGGAGAGTATAGGTGATGGTGTGATGACCACCGATACAGATGGACGAGTTGTTCTGTTAAACAGAGTTGCCGAGGCCCTCACTGGATGGACCAAGGAAGCCGCAGCAGGAAAACCCTCCACTGAGGTGTTTCATATTGTCAATGAAAAAACAGGGAAGAAATGCCAAAGCCCTATACAGCTGGTGTTGGAATCCGGTAAAATCGTAGGGTTTGCCAATCCAACAGCCCTCATTGCAAAAAACGGCACCATTCGATCCATTGCTGACAGCGCTGCTCCAATTCGCGATAGAGATGGTAATGTTATAGGAGTTGTCCTGGTGTTTCAGGATGTTACCAATGAAAGGAAAATGGAAAATGAGTTGCTTAAAATTAGAAAACTTGAATCCGTTGGCGTACTTGCCGGTGGTATTGCCCATGATTTCAATAATATCTTATCCGCGATTCTTGGTAATGTAGAATTGGCAGCCTACCGAATTGCTGAAGAGGATGTCGGGACGGCTACTCTGCTTTCCGATGCTAAGAAAGCGACAAGAAGGGCGACTAAGCTTACCAGTCAGTTACTTACCTTTTCCAAAGGTGGAGATCCTGTCAAAGAGGAAACCTCTCTAGCGTCACTTATTACAGAATCTGCAGGCTTTGTGCTTCATGGCAGTAAGGTAGTGTGTGACTATAGTTTTCCTGAGGATCTTTGGAATGTCGATGTTGATAGCGGACAGATTGGTCAGGTTGTTCAGAATATCATCATAAATGCTAAACAGGCCATGCCCGAAGGCGGTACAATTTTTATTGAATGTTCCAATGTGTATGATGTCGTTGAAGAAAAACTCTTAAATGTGACTATGGGTGACTATGTCTGTGTACGTATCCAGGATTCAGGAACAGGGATCTCAAAAGAAATTATTGATAAGGTGTTTGATCCTTATTTCACAACGAAGCAGGGAGGTAGCGGGCTCGGCCTTGCAATCTGTCATTCCATTGTCAATAAACACAGTGGGTACCTCACCGTCAATTCCATTGCAGATAAAGGGAGCATCTTTACTCTATACCTTCCTGCCATGCACTTCACAAAAGAAAATAGAGCAGAAAAGGCTGAGGAAAAGCTCAAGCCAGCTGAGGCCGTTAGAGTGATGGTAATGGATGATGAAAAAATGCTGCTGGATGTTGCGAAAGCACAGTTGAGTGTTCTTGGTCATGAGCCTGTCCTGGTAAGTGATGGTGCCGAGGCAATCTCTGTGTATAAGGAGATGAAGGCGCTTGGTACTCCCGTTGATATTGTTATTATGGATTTGACTATTCCCGGGGGAATGGGTGGGCAGGAAGCCGCAGAAAGGCTTCTGCAGATCGATCCTGGCGCGAAAATTATCGTTTCCAGTGGTTATTCAAATGATCCGATAATGGCTGAATACAAAAAATATGGATTCTGCTGCGCCATCGCCAAACCTTTTGACTTAAAGGAACTGGGGGATGCTATAGCTGCTTCTTGCTGA
- a CDS encoding glutamate decarboxylase has protein sequence MFVKKSQKELEDHANIQPTYGSRTMREEIPKYELPDEGMPPTAAYNIIHDELALDGNSRLNLATFVTTWMEPEARQLMTETFDKNMIDKDEYPQTAEIELRCVNILSRLWSSPEGEEAVGCSTIGSSEAAMLAGMALKRKWKHRMQAAGKPTDKPNFIMGRNVQVCWEKFCNYWEVEPRFVMAEGNSFNLRPEDAIELCDENTIGVLAIMGSTFDGSYEPVAELNAALDAFYEKSGLDIPIHVDAASGGFVAPFLQPELMWDFRVPRVKSINVSGHKYGLVYPGVGWAIWRDKKELPEELIFHCDYLGGDLPNFALNFSRPGNQVIAQYYNFLRLGLDGYTAIQETCREIALFLSSNIAKIGPFELISKGDTIPVFAWKLKDHFADTANFSLFDLAERLRYNGWLVPAYRMPENRKDLIVQRIVVKEGFSRDMAGALLADIQKHVQWFADHPGFNRTMEGKQFSH, from the coding sequence ATGTTTGTAAAAAAGAGCCAAAAGGAACTGGAAGATCACGCCAACATACAGCCGACTTACGGCTCAAGAACAATGAGGGAAGAGATTCCAAAATATGAGCTCCCAGATGAGGGGATGCCGCCGACCGCTGCCTATAACATTATCCATGATGAACTGGCATTAGACGGAAACTCACGACTGAACCTTGCCACTTTTGTCACAACCTGGATGGAACCTGAAGCGCGTCAGTTGATGACGGAAACCTTCGACAAGAACATGATTGATAAGGATGAGTACCCGCAGACTGCAGAAATTGAATTGCGCTGCGTCAACATCCTGTCACGCCTGTGGAGCTCACCCGAGGGAGAAGAGGCTGTGGGGTGTTCAACAATTGGATCCAGCGAAGCTGCAATGCTTGCCGGAATGGCACTGAAGAGAAAATGGAAGCACCGCATGCAGGCAGCAGGCAAACCGACTGACAAACCAAATTTCATCATGGGAAGAAATGTTCAGGTATGCTGGGAAAAATTCTGCAACTACTGGGAAGTGGAACCTCGTTTTGTCATGGCCGAAGGTAATAGCTTCAATCTCCGTCCCGAGGATGCCATAGAACTCTGCGATGAAAACACCATCGGTGTACTGGCGATTATGGGGTCCACTTTTGATGGAAGCTATGAACCTGTGGCAGAGTTAAATGCTGCTCTGGATGCGTTCTACGAAAAGAGCGGTCTCGATATTCCTATTCATGTTGATGCTGCCAGCGGAGGTTTCGTAGCTCCCTTTCTTCAGCCTGAACTGATGTGGGATTTTCGGGTGCCGCGAGTGAAATCAATAAATGTGTCTGGCCACAAATACGGACTTGTCTATCCCGGCGTGGGATGGGCAATCTGGCGGGACAAAAAGGAACTGCCGGAGGAATTAATTTTCCACTGTGACTACCTGGGGGGGGACCTTCCCAACTTTGCCCTCAACTTTTCCCGGCCCGGAAATCAGGTGATAGCACAGTACTACAATTTTTTACGCCTTGGCCTTGATGGATACACAGCTATCCAGGAAACCTGTCGTGAGATCGCTCTTTTTCTGTCATCGAATATTGCGAAAATTGGACCTTTTGAACTCATAAGTAAAGGTGATACCATCCCTGTATTTGCCTGGAAACTCAAAGATCATTTTGCTGATACTGCAAACTTCAGCCTTTTTGATCTTGCCGAAAGGCTCCGCTACAATGGCTGGCTGGTACCCGCCTACAGAATGCCGGAAAACAGGAAAGACCTTATCGTTCAACGCATTGTTGTAAAAGAAGGGTTCAGTCGTGATATGGCCGGTGCCCTCCTTGCTGATATACAAAAACATGTGCAATGGTTTGCCGATCATCCCGGTTTTAACAGGACAATGGAAGGCAAACAGTTCTCACATTAA